Genomic DNA from Fusarium keratoplasticum isolate Fu6.1 chromosome 2, whole genome shotgun sequence:
AGCACACTCGGTTTCATCGGCCAAGCCGTAGCCGCCGTCCTAAAGAAGCCAGACGATACGGCAAACAAGTACCTCGACATTGCTGGTGTGGTCACCACGCAGAATGAAGTCCTCCGGGTCGCCGAGAAGGTGACGGGAGCCAAGTTCGAGATCTCACACGTAAGCGGTGCCGATCTGGAGAAGATTGGCGATGAGAAGCTTGCGAGACATGATTACAGTGCCTTTGGAGAGTACATTCAGCAGTTTTTGTTTGCTGATGGAGCAGGTCATGCACTCAAACCAGAGAAGAGTGCCAACGCGCTTCTTGGCTTGGAAGGGGAGAATCTTGAGGATCTGATTAAGAGTATTGCAGATGAATTATGATAGACTCACAAGAGGGTGTTCAGTATGCTACTTAGGAAAGAGAAATTTGAATTGAAATGAACTGGACAGAAATGATAGATATTCCACCCGCTCAAGGCTCCTCAAGTTTTGGATCCTCAAACTGTATTGCCCCTGCGCTGACGTTCGGATATATGTCAAACCGTCTCTGTGCACTCACCGGAATGCTCTTCCTTGTGTTAGTGATCTCATCTGGATCCAGTTCCCACTCGACAatcgtctccttctcctcggcttccACCACAACCTGCGCCATAGGGTCCACCACTAAGCTGTGGCCCCAAGCAACAAGAGTGCCCCTCGTGTCTCGGGCAGGGCCACAGAGGACAACATAAAGTTGGTTATCCAGAGCTCGAGCCTGGGCTAGTAGACGCCAATGTATGGACCCAGTGGCAATGGGGAATGCACTGGGGTAGATGAGAGCAAAGGCACCCTTTCGAGTAGCGATGGTTGCGAGTTCCGGGAACCGAATATCGTAGCAAATGGCAACGGCGATTTTGCCATAGTCGGGCAGATCGATCAAGCCTAGCTTATTGCCAGAGTCCAGGTACTCGGATTCATAGTAGGTCACCCTTCCTGGAATGTCCACATCGAAGAGGTGGGCCTTGCGGTATGTTGCCAGCAGGTTACCCTCAGGATCGAAGATCAAGCTTGTGTTGTAGTGCTTCTTTGTTTGAGGGTTGAATTCTGGAATCGAGCCACCGATCAAATACACCTTGTGTTCTGCGGCCATAGCTGAAAGGGCGTAGAATGTTGGAGCCTTCTCTCGGTTGGGCGGCGACGGTAGCAGTGTCTCCGCGTACTCGGAGAGATATTGGCTGCCAAAGGGAGAGTCGAAGTACTCGGGGAGAACGATGATCTTGGAGCCAGACGAGGCGGCTTTAGCAACGTGAGTGGCTGCATTCTGGAGTATCGCGGTCTTGTCTGAGCCCTCGACGGGCTGCATGAGTTGAACGCATGCCAGCTTTACAGGCTGTTTGAGAACCGGGCTACTGATAGTGGACATGGCCAAAAACAGCGCAGAGTGACGACGGATTGGTGATATAAGATCTGGAAAATATTCTCAAGGTGGGTAGGTCAATGAGGTGATATGAGAAGAGGGGTAGGAAGACAGTCAAGTCATACTTTCGGGGTCGGAGTCTCGGGAACTGTTCCCGATCTTCATGCGGGATCCGATTGGTGACATTGTCGTACAACAGTAATAGTGACTACATAACATCGTTTCATTGGAAAGGTGTCACAGATAATTTGGTCACTTGATGATTATAACTGACTCAATAGACAATAACAGTTCGCGGCCACGAAAATAGTAGTTATTAGTGTCGAGACTATCTAGAGAGGGACGGAGGTACATGATGAATAGCCAAGACACGTTTAGAGATGGAGTGCTGCATATGTCGCGTTCCCCAAAGGCTCAAGTCACAATCCTTCAATGGCTTCAAACCTTAGTGAGCTTGAATGCCTGGTTGTTGCCGCCATGACCGGGCCAGACAAGGATGGCAGTGCGGTCGGCCTTGTCACCGCCCGCAAGATCCAGGTAGCCGTTAGGGTACTTGACGTTGCGGATTCTAAATTGTTATGCAGTTAGTAGGTGCTCATATTAAATCATCCAGTGCTGCCTCACCTGACGATGCTGCCActgtcgatgccatcgacgGGTCCTCCCTCGAGGTACCACTGGGAAGCAGCATCCCACACGTCATTCTTGCCAAGCTGGACCTTGTTCTGGAGAGCTATCAAAACTTAGTCAGTACTGGAACAACCTAATTCTTACTGGGCAGTACTTACCGTTGGTGTAAAGAACGTACTTGGTGGCAGTGTTCTTGATCACCACACGAGTCTCGAAGCCTGGGACGGAGTAGAACTCCCAGATCTGGTTGGTGTTGCCTTGTTGGGAGCTTTCAATGGCACAGATGTCAGTAGTTGCAAAGGCTTGACGTTGGTGTGAACTCACAAGCCGATGACGGGGGGGTCCTGGCCACCGCCGGCGTTCTGGTCAACGAAGCTGCCGGCGCCCTGGACCTGGAGGGTGGCCTTGAAGCGGTAGACGGGGTCGTTGGAAGGCATGATGAGGTTTTGAAGTTTGAAAAGAAGTGGTTGATGGTTTGGAGTGTGAGTTTGAATTGTGAGTTGATGAGGGATGAGAGATGTCTTCCTAAGGGGATGCTTGAGCTTTTATAGACCTTGAGATGGCCAACAGATGCAAAGAGCCATGACAAAGACCCCTCATCCGACATTCCTCGGAGATGGCTCATGAATGCCCATACCCTCTCAATCAAGTGCCGAGAAGGTCTGGAACTTGGCCCATACGCAGTCAACAAGCCACAGAATAGACCGGTAAGAATGAGGCCATCCAGGTCTCATAGTGAAAATAAGGGTCTAGATGTGATGTAGGCGCTTAGCCAGGAGCTATAGGCATCCGAGCTGAGACATATACGGGACCGGCCTGGTTCCCGTCTGGCTAAAGAACCAACAGCTGAATTATCGAAATCCTGCATCGCGGGGTTGAGAGACATGCATAAGTGGTGGAACCCCTCTTGTCTCGTCAAGC
This window encodes:
- a CDS encoding CN hydrolase domain-containing protein encodes the protein MSTISSPVLKQPVKLACVQLMQPVEGSDKTAILQNAATHVAKAASSGSKIIVLPEYFDSPFGSQYLSEYAETLLPSPPNREKAPTFYALSAMAAEHKVYLIGGSIPEFNPQTKKHYNTSLIFDPEGNLLATYRKAHLFDVDIPGRVTYYESEYLDSGNKLGLIDLPDYGKIAVAICYDIRFPELATIATRKGAFALIYPSAFPIATGSIHWRLLAQARALDNQLYVVLCGPARDTRGTLVAWGHSLVVDPMAQVVVEAEEKETIVEWELDPDEITNTRKSIPVSAQRRFDIYPNVSAGAIQFEDPKLEEP
- a CDS encoding Ricin B-type lectin domain-containing protein: MPSNDPVYRFKATLQVQGAGSFVDQNAGGGQDPPVIGFSQQGNTNQIWEFYSVPGFETRVVIKNTATKYVLYTNALQNKVQLGKNDVWDAASQWYLEGGPVDGIDSGSIVRIRNVKYPNGYLDLAGGDKADRTAILVWPGHGGNNQAFKLTKV